From the genome of Amycolatopsis sp. NBC_01488, one region includes:
- a CDS encoding glycoside hydrolase family 2 protein: MTKKLAALAALLLVPGVLSVAGPAAAQDAQAEVAKPHGLSTIGLQGWQVRTTADVKDGGDQVSTPGYATRGWLPVKPDDAGAPGTEINALVQNGKCPDVFYSDNMRKCFGYVDKVGPVATLPFSDPWWYRTDFTPDIKAGQHAKLTIPGIVGEGDVWVNGKLVATKDIVSGAFAGHTFDVSQLVKPGKNTLAIKVYPNNPLKMYTLDQVDWSQIPPDNDTGIQFAPTLQVGDALTGDNAHVVQDNAPDLSSSKLTVKLDVTNNAATPQTGDVAATVTPPSGAPVVVHQRVTIPANTKQTVTFAPVKIQQPRVWWPYSMGDQPLYTLSTAVSQDGVLSTSSKSTFGIRAVTSRLVGKSAPLPDGARQFTINGKDFVFRGGGFAPDLFLRYDSADTAHQIALIKNMGLSGVRLEGHDMPQDFYDQADRAGLLVIGGFICCDAWQPDTAEQLGERDLRIIHDSSVSIAQRERNHPSVFNYGWSDNEPFPNQENAVLTAFKQEDFQVPVIASAEYKSTPTLGNSGEKEGPYDWVPPSYWYDTSHFDASDDSRTNAGGSWGFASEQSAGHTVPTLDSIKRFLSPTEQAKLWQDPAYNQYHANFEPDHGGYAFGTLYTLDQSITQRYGKWNSLKSYVDLANIANYENTRSQFEAFLHHSTDKDNPSTGVVYWQLNKGWPTLLWSLYNDDGDQPGAFFGAKKANKPLHAIYGYDNGSVTMDNLGAGPQSGLSVQARVLDTAGKVLDDQTASGISLGSQGVRTGVLKPKVPAETKAPAPAQVYFVELQVKQGGKVVDRNVYWLSTQKDVVDWGKTLGNPQATLSQYSNLQALQNLPKSQVSAVASTRSNGGDLVSTVTVTNTSKTPGAAFFLRADVRRGTADGREAGGDNQLANATWDDNDITLWPGQSQTLTATYKASDLRGAVPVISVDGFNTGRIVVPAAGGYGHHGDAAVAPQIEGFRE; encoded by the coding sequence ATGACGAAGAAGCTCGCCGCCCTCGCCGCGCTGCTGCTCGTGCCCGGCGTGCTCAGCGTGGCGGGACCCGCCGCCGCGCAGGACGCCCAGGCCGAGGTGGCGAAGCCGCACGGCCTCAGCACGATCGGCCTGCAGGGCTGGCAGGTCCGCACCACCGCGGACGTCAAGGACGGCGGTGACCAGGTCTCCACGCCCGGGTACGCCACCCGCGGCTGGCTGCCCGTGAAGCCGGACGACGCGGGCGCGCCCGGCACCGAGATCAACGCCCTGGTGCAGAACGGCAAGTGCCCGGACGTCTTCTACTCCGACAACATGCGCAAGTGCTTCGGGTACGTCGACAAGGTCGGCCCCGTCGCCACCTTGCCGTTCTCCGACCCGTGGTGGTACCGCACCGACTTCACCCCGGACATCAAGGCGGGCCAGCACGCCAAGCTGACCATCCCGGGCATCGTCGGCGAGGGCGACGTCTGGGTGAACGGCAAGCTCGTCGCCACCAAGGACATCGTGAGCGGCGCGTTCGCCGGGCACACGTTCGACGTCTCGCAGCTGGTCAAGCCGGGCAAGAACACCCTGGCGATCAAGGTGTACCCGAACAACCCGCTGAAGATGTACACGCTCGACCAGGTCGACTGGAGCCAGATCCCGCCCGACAACGACACCGGCATCCAGTTCGCGCCGACGCTGCAGGTCGGCGACGCGCTCACCGGCGACAACGCGCACGTCGTGCAGGACAACGCCCCCGACCTGTCCAGCTCGAAGCTGACCGTGAAGCTCGACGTCACCAACAACGCGGCGACCCCGCAGACCGGTGACGTCGCCGCGACGGTCACCCCGCCCTCGGGCGCGCCGGTCGTCGTCCACCAGCGGGTGACGATCCCGGCGAACACCAAGCAGACCGTGACGTTCGCACCGGTGAAGATCCAGCAGCCGCGGGTGTGGTGGCCGTACTCGATGGGTGACCAGCCGCTGTACACGCTGAGCACCGCGGTCTCGCAGGACGGCGTGCTCTCGACGTCGTCGAAGAGCACCTTCGGCATCCGCGCGGTCACCTCGCGGCTGGTCGGGAAGTCCGCGCCGCTGCCCGACGGCGCGCGCCAGTTCACGATCAACGGCAAGGACTTCGTGTTCCGCGGCGGCGGCTTCGCGCCGGACCTGTTCCTGCGCTACGACTCCGCCGACACCGCGCACCAGATCGCGCTGATCAAGAACATGGGCCTCTCCGGCGTCCGCCTCGAAGGCCACGACATGCCGCAGGACTTCTACGACCAGGCCGACCGCGCCGGCCTGCTGGTCATCGGCGGGTTCATCTGCTGTGACGCCTGGCAGCCGGACACCGCCGAGCAGCTGGGCGAGCGGGACCTGCGGATCATCCACGACTCGTCGGTGAGCATCGCGCAACGCGAGCGCAACCACCCCAGCGTCTTCAACTACGGCTGGAGCGACAACGAGCCGTTCCCGAACCAGGAGAACGCCGTCCTCACCGCCTTCAAGCAGGAGGACTTCCAGGTTCCGGTGATCGCTTCGGCGGAGTACAAGAGCACGCCGACGCTGGGCAACTCGGGGGAGAAGGAAGGCCCGTACGACTGGGTCCCGCCGTCGTACTGGTACGACACCTCGCACTTCGACGCGTCCGACGACAGCCGGACCAACGCGGGCGGTTCCTGGGGCTTCGCGAGCGAGCAGAGCGCCGGGCACACCGTGCCCACGCTCGACTCGATCAAGCGGTTCCTCTCGCCCACCGAACAGGCGAAGCTGTGGCAGGACCCGGCGTACAACCAATACCACGCGAACTTCGAGCCCGACCACGGCGGCTACGCGTTCGGCACGCTGTACACGCTGGACCAGTCGATCACCCAGCGGTACGGCAAGTGGAACTCGCTGAAGTCCTATGTGGACCTGGCGAACATCGCGAACTACGAGAACACCCGTTCGCAGTTCGAGGCGTTCCTGCACCACTCGACGGACAAGGACAACCCGTCGACCGGCGTCGTCTACTGGCAGCTCAACAAGGGCTGGCCGACGCTGCTGTGGTCGCTCTACAACGACGACGGCGACCAGCCGGGCGCGTTCTTCGGCGCCAAGAAGGCGAACAAGCCGCTGCACGCGATCTACGGCTACGACAACGGTTCCGTGACCATGGACAACCTCGGCGCGGGCCCGCAGTCCGGGCTTTCGGTGCAGGCCCGCGTGCTCGACACCGCGGGCAAGGTGCTGGACGACCAGACGGCTTCCGGCATCTCGCTGGGTTCGCAGGGCGTGCGCACCGGGGTCCTGAAGCCGAAGGTGCCGGCCGAGACGAAGGCGCCGGCGCCCGCGCAGGTCTACTTCGTCGAGCTGCAGGTGAAGCAGGGCGGGAAGGTCGTCGACCGGAACGTCTACTGGCTTTCGACGCAGAAGGACGTCGTCGACTGGGGCAAGACGCTGGGCAACCCGCAGGCGACGCTGTCGCAGTACAGCAACCTGCAGGCCCTGCAGAACCTGCCGAAGTCGCAGGTCAGCGCGGTCGCGTCGACGCGATCGAACGGCGGCGACCTCGTCTCCACGGTGACCGTGACCAACACGTCGAAGACCCCGGGCGCGGCGTTCTTCCTCCGGGCCGACGTCCGGCGGGGGACCGCGGACGGGCGCGAGGCGGGCGGTGACAACCAGCTCGCGAACGCGACCTGGGACGACAACGACATCACGCTGTGGCCGGGCCAGTCGCAGACGCTGACCGCCACCTACAAGGCGTCCGACCTGCGGGGCGCGGTGCCGGTGATCAGCGTCGACGGGTTCAACACCGGCCGGATCGTGGTGCCGGCGGCCGGTGGGTACGGCCACCACGGGGACGCGGCCGTCGCGCCGCAGATCGAGGGGTTCAGGGAGTGA
- a CDS encoding ROK family protein codes for MSGDRILGIDFGGTKVALGLADRDGNLLATRRLDTDAQAGAEQVVVRALAGARALLAESGAVPAAVGVVSPGIVLPEEILLAPNVPGWEELHLAELVAAEFPAAPISVGTDAKAAALAEWRWGALAGADPAVFLSLGTGIAAAVLVGGRLLTGANGAAGEIGYNLLSPQDTEGFASGAAPLEEAVGGRGLGGRASSLLGRPVTAGELFALAKENVEAKELVTAALDELSMHVANLAIALDPQRIAVGGGLVRSADVLLPALADRLAHAVPFPPELVSARFDQDAALLGAVALALGG; via the coding sequence GTGAGCGGGGACCGGATTCTCGGGATCGACTTCGGCGGCACGAAAGTGGCGCTGGGGCTCGCCGACCGCGACGGGAATCTGCTGGCCACGCGCCGGCTGGACACCGACGCGCAGGCGGGGGCCGAGCAGGTGGTGGTGCGGGCACTCGCCGGGGCTCGTGCGCTCCTGGCCGAGTCGGGCGCGGTGCCCGCCGCCGTCGGTGTCGTCAGCCCGGGGATCGTGCTGCCGGAGGAGATCCTGCTCGCGCCGAACGTCCCGGGCTGGGAGGAACTGCACCTGGCCGAGCTGGTGGCGGCCGAGTTCCCGGCCGCGCCGATCTCGGTGGGGACCGACGCGAAGGCGGCGGCACTGGCGGAGTGGCGGTGGGGGGCACTGGCCGGGGCCGACCCGGCGGTGTTCCTCTCGCTGGGCACCGGCATCGCGGCGGCGGTGCTGGTCGGCGGCCGGTTGCTGACCGGCGCCAACGGAGCTGCGGGCGAGATCGGGTACAACCTGCTCTCGCCGCAGGACACCGAGGGCTTCGCAAGCGGAGCGGCGCCGCTCGAGGAAGCCGTCGGTGGGCGTGGGCTGGGCGGCCGGGCGAGCAGCCTGCTCGGCCGCCCGGTCACCGCGGGCGAGCTGTTCGCGCTGGCCAAGGAGAACGTCGAGGCCAAGGAACTGGTGACGGCGGCGCTCGACGAGCTGTCGATGCACGTGGCCAACCTGGCGATCGCCCTGGACCCCCAGCGCATCGCGGTCGGCGGCGGCCTGGTCCGGTCGGCGGACGTGCTGCTACCGGCGCTGGCGGACCGGCTGGCCCACGCCGTGCCGTTCCCGCCGGAGCTGGTCTCGGCGAGGTTCGACCAGGACGCGGCGCTGCTGGGCGCGGTGGCGCTGGCCCTGGGCGGGTAG
- a CDS encoding MFS transporter, producing the protein MTNRWVRLQAVAVSGSSAEGLMLAALPLLAVSITTDPREISLIGIAGQAPWLLLSLFAGVLIDRARRTTVLAWAYAVQVAAALVLAAVASAGLLSLPVLLVVAFVVTSAQVLGDGASGALVPEIVAADRLAHANARLQVIDRGAVQFVVPPLTGFLIAVSAGASAWLAAGCALTALLLARRIPSESRTIARTHPLRDLSAGLRHLVKTPLLRSITLNVALGSFAASAGNSMLVLYATQVLHVGSVGYGLLLACLAFGWVASSFVVQKVVDRLGYSWSMRIGQSFGVVAQLLIAVLPPWPPLIGLVLISLTATVLLWNVCSQSSRQRFTPAPLLGRVLTSHRALAWGLRPLGALTGGLVAAHWGLRAVWVLGAAIQAVSAVLVWFTLSPAAFRRTELATAAA; encoded by the coding sequence GTGACGAACAGGTGGGTGCGGCTGCAGGCCGTCGCGGTGTCGGGTTCCTCCGCCGAAGGGCTGATGCTCGCCGCGCTCCCGCTGCTCGCCGTGTCCATCACCACCGATCCGCGGGAGATCTCGCTGATCGGCATCGCCGGGCAGGCGCCGTGGCTGCTGCTGTCGCTCTTCGCCGGCGTGCTGATCGACCGGGCGCGGCGGACCACCGTGCTGGCCTGGGCCTACGCCGTGCAGGTCGCAGCCGCGCTCGTGCTCGCCGCCGTCGCGTCGGCCGGACTGCTCAGCCTGCCCGTGCTGCTCGTCGTCGCCTTCGTCGTCACTTCCGCGCAGGTGCTCGGGGACGGCGCCAGCGGTGCGCTCGTGCCCGAGATCGTCGCTGCGGACCGGCTGGCCCACGCCAACGCGCGGCTGCAGGTGATCGACCGGGGGGCCGTGCAGTTCGTCGTGCCGCCGCTGACCGGGTTCCTCATCGCCGTCAGCGCCGGGGCGTCTGCGTGGCTGGCCGCCGGCTGCGCGCTCACTGCGCTGCTGCTGGCGCGGCGCATCCCGTCCGAGTCGAGGACGATCGCGCGGACGCACCCGCTGCGTGACCTCTCCGCCGGGCTGCGGCACCTGGTGAAGACGCCGCTGCTGCGTTCGATCACGCTCAACGTCGCGCTCGGCTCGTTCGCCGCGAGTGCCGGGAACTCCATGCTCGTGCTCTACGCGACGCAGGTCCTGCACGTCGGCTCGGTCGGCTACGGGCTGCTGCTCGCCTGCCTCGCCTTCGGCTGGGTGGCGTCGTCGTTCGTGGTGCAGAAGGTGGTGGACCGGCTCGGGTACTCGTGGTCGATGCGGATCGGGCAGAGCTTCGGCGTGGTGGCGCAGCTGCTGATCGCCGTCCTGCCGCCGTGGCCGCCGCTGATCGGGCTGGTGCTGATCTCCCTGACGGCGACGGTGCTGCTGTGGAACGTCTGCTCGCAGTCCAGCCGCCAGCGCTTCACGCCGGCGCCGCTGCTCGGCCGGGTCCTCACCAGCCACCGGGCCCTGGCCTGGGGCCTGAGGCCGCTGGGCGCGCTGACCGGCGGCCTGGTCGCGGCGCACTGGGGCCTGCGCGCGGTGTGGGTGCTGGGCGCGGCGATCCAGGCGGTCAGCGCGGTGCTGGTGTGGTTCACGCTCTCCCCCGCCGCCTTCCGCCGCACCGAGCTGGCGACGGCCGCGGCATGA
- a CDS encoding LacI family DNA-binding transcriptional regulator, whose protein sequence is MVGIKDVAKRAGVSIGTVSNVVNRPHVVATATRNRVLSVIEELGYVRDESARQLRAGRSRIMGLLVLDLGNPFFVDVARGAEQAAHAEGLNIITCNSGQRSDLEASYLAMFAEQRVRGVLLSPVATSGEALRAFRRSGTPYVFVDRKAPTTEASSVAVDDIAGGALAGRHLLETGHRRIAFVNGPAILAQCRDREQGLRTALSGSTAELTILEAIGLDVSSGRDAGARLLGTSPRPTAVFCANDLLALGVLQAMVGAGVRIPEEMAIVGYDDIEFAGAAAVPLTSVRQPAQRLGRTAAELLLTETADTTAEHQAVVFTPELVVRESTRVRR, encoded by the coding sequence GTGGTCGGCATCAAGGACGTCGCCAAGCGGGCCGGCGTCTCGATCGGCACGGTGTCCAATGTGGTCAACCGGCCGCACGTGGTCGCCACGGCCACCCGGAACCGGGTGCTGTCAGTGATCGAGGAGCTCGGCTACGTCCGCGACGAGTCGGCGCGGCAACTGCGCGCCGGCCGCAGCCGGATCATGGGGCTGCTCGTGCTCGACCTCGGCAACCCGTTCTTCGTCGACGTCGCCCGCGGCGCCGAGCAGGCCGCGCACGCCGAGGGCCTCAACATCATCACCTGCAACAGCGGCCAGCGGTCCGACCTCGAGGCGTCCTACCTCGCGATGTTCGCCGAGCAGCGGGTCCGCGGCGTCCTGCTGAGCCCGGTGGCGACGTCCGGCGAGGCGCTGCGCGCGTTCCGCCGCAGCGGCACGCCGTACGTGTTCGTCGACCGCAAGGCGCCGACGACGGAGGCGAGCTCGGTCGCGGTGGACGACATCGCGGGCGGCGCGCTCGCGGGCCGCCACCTGCTGGAGACCGGCCACCGGCGCATCGCGTTCGTCAACGGCCCGGCGATCCTCGCCCAGTGCCGCGACCGCGAGCAGGGCCTCCGCACGGCGCTTTCCGGCTCGACGGCGGAGCTGACGATCCTGGAGGCGATCGGCCTCGACGTCTCTTCGGGGCGCGACGCGGGTGCCCGCCTGCTGGGCACGAGCCCCCGCCCGACGGCGGTGTTCTGCGCGAACGACCTGCTGGCGCTGGGCGTCCTGCAGGCGATGGTCGGCGCGGGCGTGCGCATCCCGGAGGAGATGGCGATCGTCGGCTACGACGACATCGAGTTCGCGGGAGCGGCGGCGGTCCCGCTGACGTCGGTCCGCCAGCCCGCCCAGCGCCTCGGCCGCACGGCGGCGGAGCTCCTCCTGACGGAAACGGCGGACACGACGGCGGAGCACCAGGCGGTGGTGTTCACCCCGGAGCTGGTGGTCCGCGAGTCGACCCGTGTGCGTCGCTGA
- a CDS encoding peptide-N4-asparagine amidase: MRIFTIVLSLVLTWVLSGAVASAGPVLEHDTDDPVTAAPAVTRPGTPHCSVTLADAFRSNAADGTPQFYEGTLAPPKACPGPWAKVVMDQTVTVSGRQYDRIGDLAIGGAEVWWGTTEEPSGEGNRPITYHFDKDLTPYSALLRTPQPYRGGIENYNSPVYTGVYAQTVTLTYYQADRKHPAPETPDHVTGFGHSDATPPAPTVHFSAKDLPRNITRAYLEVTLEGHACDEQWFDDVPDAVSAKYPAAGLCGKGPYREANFALDGTPAGSAFTFPHIYSGGIVPQLWRPIVAIDTFSLHAETYDITPFAGRLVDGAAHDLSFSFPDIGGEFTVVPTLLLYTDKKAAQTSGALTQHDVAAAPVRQTAVKDIEDGVNVTVTAKRDDVTAGYVDTSAGRVYTRVERTRDYRNSDDVTGGGFTQHVVQGDSGQQTSTSTVDGRVRSAARHTWSYPLTTDATADITDDQNLRISGSAEMTQTLGDLTGDGRGWRPVRASSEWLSSSGVLARTNGVNTEADGRSRSSFAGSDDLGRPYFHYVASEHGLITENRELPPRR, encoded by the coding sequence GTGCGGATCTTCACGATCGTCCTGTCGCTGGTGCTGACGTGGGTGCTCTCCGGGGCGGTCGCCTCGGCCGGCCCCGTCCTCGAACACGACACCGACGACCCGGTGACGGCCGCGCCCGCGGTCACCCGGCCCGGCACGCCGCACTGCAGCGTCACCCTCGCCGACGCCTTCCGCTCCAACGCCGCCGACGGCACGCCGCAGTTCTACGAGGGCACGCTCGCGCCGCCGAAGGCGTGCCCCGGCCCGTGGGCGAAGGTCGTCATGGACCAGACCGTCACCGTCAGCGGACGGCAGTACGACCGGATCGGCGACCTCGCGATCGGCGGCGCCGAGGTCTGGTGGGGCACGACCGAGGAGCCCAGCGGCGAGGGCAATCGCCCGATCACCTACCACTTCGACAAGGACCTCACGCCCTACAGTGCGCTGCTGCGCACGCCGCAGCCTTACCGCGGCGGGATCGAGAACTACAACTCGCCCGTCTACACCGGCGTGTACGCCCAGACCGTGACGCTCACCTATTACCAGGCCGACCGGAAGCACCCCGCGCCCGAAACGCCCGACCACGTCACCGGGTTCGGCCACAGCGACGCGACCCCCCCGGCGCCGACCGTGCACTTCTCCGCGAAAGACCTGCCGCGCAACATCACGCGCGCCTACCTCGAGGTGACGCTCGAAGGGCACGCCTGCGACGAGCAGTGGTTCGACGACGTCCCGGACGCGGTGTCGGCGAAGTACCCGGCGGCCGGGCTCTGCGGCAAGGGCCCTTACCGCGAAGCGAACTTCGCGCTCGACGGGACGCCCGCGGGCAGCGCGTTCACCTTCCCGCACATCTACTCCGGCGGGATCGTGCCGCAGCTGTGGCGGCCGATCGTCGCGATCGACACCTTCAGCCTGCACGCCGAAACCTACGACATCACGCCGTTCGCGGGCCGGCTCGTGGACGGCGCTGCGCATGACCTTTCCTTCTCCTTCCCGGACATCGGCGGCGAATTCACCGTCGTGCCGACCCTACTGCTCTACACCGACAAAAAAGCCGCGCAGACGTCCGGTGCCCTGACCCAGCACGACGTCGCCGCCGCGCCGGTGCGGCAGACAGCGGTGAAGGACATCGAGGACGGCGTCAACGTGACGGTGACGGCCAAGCGCGACGACGTCACCGCGGGCTACGTCGACACCTCCGCCGGCCGCGTCTACACCCGCGTCGAGCGCACCCGCGACTACCGCAACAGCGACGACGTCACCGGCGGCGGCTTCACCCAGCACGTCGTGCAGGGCGACTCGGGACAGCAGACATCGACGTCCACTGTGGACGGCCGGGTGCGCTCGGCCGCGCGGCACACCTGGTCCTACCCGCTGACCACCGACGCCACCGCGGACATCACCGACGACCAGAACCTGCGGATCTCCGGCTCGGCCGAGATGACGCAGACCCTCGGCGACCTCACCGGCGACGGCCGGGGGTGGCGGCCGGTCCGCGCGTCGAGCGAGTGGCTGAGCTCGTCCGGCGTGCTGGCTCGCACGAACGGGGTCAACACGGAGGCGGACGGACGTTCGCGCAGCTCGTTCGCCGGTTCCGACGACCTCGGCCGGCCGTACTTCCACTACGTCGCGAGCGAGCACGGGCTGATCACCGAGAACCGGGAGCTCCCGCCGCGGAGGTGA
- a CDS encoding cytochrome P450 gives MGSLRSRVLGWVGRRYLARQSKKGFDLEKMSAILPDSALLPLKRDGLDPVAEISAIRAEAPISKLDLPFGMNAWLVTGYDEAKAVLGKVTEFSTDFANLVGNAGVTADQNPGGLGFADPPVHTRLRKLLTPEFTMRRLNRLTPRIDEIVTEQLDAMAKADGPVDLWQAFALPIPSLTICELLGVSYEDRADFQRLGTARFDLFGGAGASLGAMSESLTYLLDIVKKQREEPGDGLLGMLIKEHGDEIDDRELAGLADGVLTGGLETTASMLALGALVLLRDEKAFEAVRGDDESVHRFVEELLRYLTVVQMAFPRFAKEDMEIGGAKITEGDIVLVSLSAADRDPKLGPDMEKFDATREPTSHLAFSYGIHRCIGAELARMELRTAYPALVRRFPNLRLAVPADELSFRNVSIVYGLDELPVLVD, from the coding sequence ATGGGGAGTCTCCGCTCACGGGTCCTGGGCTGGGTCGGGCGACGGTATCTCGCGCGGCAGTCGAAAAAGGGCTTCGACCTCGAGAAGATGTCCGCGATCCTGCCCGACTCGGCGCTGCTGCCGCTCAAGCGGGACGGCCTCGACCCGGTCGCGGAGATCAGCGCGATCCGGGCCGAGGCGCCGATCAGCAAGCTCGACCTGCCGTTCGGGATGAACGCCTGGCTGGTCACGGGTTACGACGAGGCGAAGGCCGTGCTCGGCAAGGTGACGGAGTTCTCCACCGACTTCGCCAACCTGGTGGGCAACGCCGGCGTGACCGCCGACCAGAACCCGGGCGGGCTCGGTTTCGCCGACCCGCCGGTGCACACCCGGCTGCGCAAGCTGCTCACCCCGGAATTCACCATGCGCCGGCTCAACCGGCTCACCCCGCGCATCGACGAGATCGTCACCGAGCAGCTCGACGCGATGGCCAAGGCCGACGGCCCGGTCGACCTGTGGCAGGCGTTCGCGCTGCCGATCCCGTCGCTGACCATCTGCGAGCTGCTGGGCGTGTCCTACGAGGACCGCGCAGACTTCCAGCGGCTGGGCACCGCGCGCTTCGACCTCTTCGGCGGCGCGGGCGCGTCGCTCGGCGCGATGTCGGAGTCGCTGACGTACCTGCTCGACATCGTCAAGAAGCAGCGCGAGGAGCCCGGCGACGGCCTGCTGGGCATGCTGATCAAGGAACACGGCGACGAGATCGACGACCGCGAGCTGGCCGGCCTCGCCGACGGCGTGCTCACGGGCGGCCTGGAGACGACGGCCAGCATGCTCGCGCTCGGCGCGCTGGTGCTGCTGCGCGACGAAAAGGCGTTCGAAGCGGTCCGCGGCGACGACGAGTCCGTGCACCGGTTCGTCGAGGAACTGCTGCGCTACCTGACGGTGGTGCAGATGGCGTTCCCGCGGTTCGCCAAGGAGGACATGGAGATCGGCGGCGCGAAGATCACCGAGGGCGACATCGTGCTGGTGTCCCTCTCGGCCGCGGACCGCGACCCGAAGCTGGGCCCGGACATGGAGAAGTTCGACGCCACCCGCGAGCCGACGTCGCACCTGGCGTTCAGCTACGGAATCCACCGCTGCATCGGCGCGGAGCTGGCCCGCATGGAGCTGCGCACGGCGTACCCGGCGCTGGTCCGGAGGTTCCCGAACCTGCGGCTCGCGGTGCCGGCGGACGAGCTGTCGTTCCGCAACGTGTCCATTGTGTACGGTCTGGACGAGCTGCCGGTGCTGGTGGACTGA
- a CDS encoding alpha-ketoglutarate-dependent dioxygenase AlkB, giving the protein MNPGLQSSLFATQGSISLRPLAPERTDLGSGAWVDIQPGWLEGADELFATLVEGVPWQAEKRKMYDRVVAVPRLLSYYRESVPLPHPALAAAREALSKHYLRELREPFRTAGLCYYRDGRDSVAWHGDRIGRGAREDTMIAILSVGAARTLALRPRGGGGKTLARPLGHGDLLVMGGSCQRTWEHSVPKTAKPVGPRISIQFRPRGVN; this is encoded by the coding sequence ATGAACCCGGGTCTCCAGTCTTCGCTGTTCGCCACCCAGGGCTCCATCTCGCTGCGCCCGCTCGCGCCCGAGCGGACCGACCTCGGCTCGGGCGCGTGGGTCGACATCCAGCCGGGCTGGCTCGAGGGTGCCGACGAGCTGTTCGCGACGCTGGTCGAGGGCGTGCCGTGGCAGGCGGAGAAGCGGAAGATGTACGACCGCGTCGTCGCCGTGCCGCGGCTGCTCAGCTACTACCGCGAGAGCGTGCCGCTCCCCCACCCGGCGCTGGCCGCGGCGCGGGAGGCGCTGAGCAAGCACTACCTGCGAGAGCTGCGCGAGCCGTTCCGCACGGCGGGCCTGTGCTACTACCGCGACGGCCGCGACAGCGTGGCCTGGCACGGCGACCGCATCGGCCGCGGAGCCCGCGAGGACACGATGATCGCGATCCTCTCGGTCGGCGCGGCCCGCACCCTGGCCCTGCGGCCTCGCGGCGGTGGGGGCAAGACACTGGCTCGGCCGTTGGGACACGGGGATCTGCTCGTGATGGGTGGGAGCTGCCAGCGGACTTGGGAGCATTCGGTGCCGAAGACGGCCAAGCCAGTCGGGCCGCGGATCAGCATCCAGTTCCGGCCCCGCGGGGTGAACTGA
- a CDS encoding dihydrofolate reductase family protein has protein sequence MRTLISTSFVSLDGVVEGPGGEAGYRNSGWTFKDIEFDPAAYAIKGSEQEEATALLLGRVSYQAFAPVWPGMTIEFAGYNAMPKYVVSTTLQESDLVTNWGETTILRSLDDVAALKETDGGPIIVNGSAALNRALADAGLVDRYHLLVFPVLLGAGKRLFSETDKDKQALKLVDSESYGNGIQKLVYDVIH, from the coding sequence ATGCGCACCCTGATCTCCACTTCGTTCGTCTCGCTCGACGGCGTCGTCGAAGGACCCGGCGGAGAGGCGGGCTACCGCAACTCGGGCTGGACCTTCAAGGACATCGAGTTCGACCCCGCCGCCTACGCCATCAAGGGCTCCGAGCAGGAAGAAGCCACGGCACTGCTGCTGGGCCGGGTCAGCTACCAGGCGTTCGCGCCGGTCTGGCCGGGCATGACGATCGAGTTCGCCGGCTACAACGCGATGCCGAAGTACGTCGTCTCGACGACGCTGCAGGAGTCCGACCTGGTGACGAACTGGGGCGAGACCACGATCCTCCGCTCCCTGGACGACGTCGCCGCGCTGAAGGAAACCGACGGCGGCCCGATCATCGTCAACGGCAGCGCCGCGCTCAACCGCGCGCTGGCCGACGCCGGCCTCGTCGACCGCTACCACCTGCTGGTGTTCCCGGTCCTGCTCGGCGCGGGAAAGCGGCTGTTCAGCGAGACGGACAAGGACAAGCAGGCCCTGAAGCTCGTCGACAGCGAGTCCTACGGCAACGGGATCCAGAAGCTCGTCTACGACGTGATTCACTAG